A genomic window from Fibrobacterota bacterium includes:
- a CDS encoding RsmD family RNA methyltransferase, whose protein sequence is MSLHVSSGKYKGRIVHAPAGIEPTRPTPGVVRAALFSILGPEVTLGPFCDLYAGTGSVAIEALSRGAPHATAVETHAKALACMRRTSDELGLDGQLEIIRTDVTRFRRAASFHVVFSDPPFASITEDMLDRCLALCRPGGHAILQWPSDRPREWPEHIEVRRYGSSQLVMARRP, encoded by the coding sequence GTGAGCCTCCACGTCTCCTCCGGCAAGTACAAAGGCCGGATCGTCCATGCCCCAGCCGGCATCGAACCCACCCGTCCCACGCCTGGCGTGGTGCGGGCGGCCTTGTTTTCCATCCTCGGCCCGGAGGTCACCCTGGGGCCGTTCTGCGACCTCTATGCCGGCACAGGCTCGGTGGCCATCGAGGCGCTCTCCAGAGGGGCGCCGCACGCCACGGCGGTGGAAACCCACGCCAAGGCCCTGGCCTGCATGCGCCGCACTTCCGACGAGCTCGGCTTGGACGGCCAATTGGAGATCATCCGCACCGATGTGACGCGGTTTCGCAGGGCCGCCAGCTTCCACGTGGTGTTTTCGGATCCGCCTTTCGCCTCCATCACCGAAGACATGCTCGACCGCTGCTTGGCGCTGTGCCGCCCGGGAGGACATGCCATTTTGCAGTGGCCCTCCGACCGTCCCAGGGAATGGCCAGAACACATCGAGGTCCGTCGCTACGGCTCCTCCCAGCTGGTGATGGCCCGCCGCCCTTGA
- a CDS encoding phosphatase PAP2 family protein, with translation MRALPMRSKKKQWKTRLTAFETGKILPWWRQPAHGFNAFLMRLATRLGDGWVWALVAPWVIWSQGWAKGGALAWRGTAVGLVSVLIYKALKGRFNRARPFEPNDLVPLQAPPDRFSFPSGHAMNNLAITLYVTHFLPQLLPVLLPLSVLIAFSRVYLRVHYPTDVLVGALLGFAVGTGFWHLPVFSSL, from the coding sequence TTGCGTGCATTGCCAATGCGCTCGAAGAAGAAACAATGGAAAACCCGGCTGACCGCCTTTGAAACCGGCAAGATCCTTCCCTGGTGGCGTCAGCCCGCGCATGGATTCAATGCCTTCCTGATGCGGCTGGCCACCCGGCTGGGAGATGGCTGGGTCTGGGCCCTGGTGGCACCCTGGGTGATCTGGAGCCAAGGGTGGGCCAAAGGCGGTGCACTGGCTTGGCGCGGTACAGCCGTGGGGCTTGTGTCGGTCCTGATCTACAAGGCTCTCAAGGGGCGCTTCAATCGAGCCCGGCCTTTCGAGCCCAACGACCTTGTTCCCTTGCAAGCCCCGCCGGACCGGTTTTCCTTCCCATCTGGCCATGCCATGAACAATTTGGCCATCACCCTGTACGTGACGCACTTCCTGCCCCAGTTGCTGCCGGTGCTTCTGCCACTTTCTGTCCTGATCGCCTTTTCGCGGGTGTATCTGCGCGTGCACTATCCCACCGACGTCCTGGTGGGCGCGTTGCTGGGATTCGCGGTCGGCACGGGCTTTTGGCACCTGCCGGTCTTTTCCAGCCTCTGA
- the gcvH gene encoding glycine cleavage system protein GcvH, translating to MSDTLIPQNLKYTTSHEWIQSEGDVVTLGITDHAQHELGDIVFVELPEVGQAVEAGKGVAVIEAVKTVADVYAPAAGEVVEVNTVLADDAGSINRDAYGSWIVKIRLTGSLPGDLLDADGYKAQL from the coding sequence ATGTCAGATACTTTGATCCCACAAAACCTGAAGTACACCACCTCCCACGAATGGATCCAATCGGAGGGTGACGTGGTGACCCTCGGGATCACGGATCACGCCCAGCACGAGTTGGGCGACATCGTATTCGTGGAACTCCCGGAAGTCGGGCAAGCGGTTGAAGCCGGCAAGGGTGTGGCGGTGATCGAAGCCGTCAAGACCGTGGCCGACGTGTACGCTCCCGCCGCCGGCGAAGTGGTGGAAGTCAACACCGTGTTGGCCGACGACGCGGGCTCCATCAACCGCGACGCGTACGGATCCTGGATCGTCAAGATCCGTCTGACCGGATCTCTCCCAGGCGATCTTCTGGACGCCGACGGATACAAGGCCCAGCTGTGA
- the gcvPA gene encoding aminomethyl-transferring glycine dehydrogenase subunit GcvPA, producing MLAVSGVAHADELLGAIPAHLRLKKPLELPKALSEMALAREVRRMAGKNRGLTELTTFLGMGWTKHFIPAAVDSIVSRSEFTTAYTPYQAEASQGSLQQIFEYQTMVTELTGMEVSNASLYDGATSLVEGLVMASASTKGRKRFAIARSINPRWREVAQTYAPSNNWTFQEIAWDKTTGQLDRSSVQSALASGQIAALVVQSPNAFGMVEDLSGLSELAKAAGALLLVAADPLSLSVIQPPSEFGADIVVGDMLGLGIPTSLGGPGLGILATRKALLRQMPGRVVGRTVDAEGKRAYCLTAQTREQHIRREKATSNICSNQGLMVVCASVYLALQGPAGLAEVAEQCATRLAYLRDELAKAKIRPLFSGAAIQEQAFTLAAGSRARVESACHTAGLLPGVWLSDLMSGVPSETLLVCVNETHTRADLDLLVATLSTAGGI from the coding sequence ATGCTCGCGGTATCCGGCGTGGCCCATGCCGACGAGCTCCTCGGAGCCATTCCTGCCCACCTGCGCCTGAAAAAGCCGCTGGAACTTCCCAAGGCCCTCTCCGAGATGGCCCTGGCGCGCGAAGTGCGTCGGATGGCCGGCAAGAACCGCGGACTGACCGAGCTCACCACGTTTTTGGGGATGGGCTGGACCAAGCACTTCATCCCTGCCGCCGTGGATAGCATCGTCTCGCGCAGCGAGTTCACCACCGCCTACACTCCCTACCAGGCGGAAGCCTCGCAGGGAAGCCTCCAGCAGATCTTCGAATACCAGACCATGGTGACCGAGCTGACGGGGATGGAAGTCTCCAACGCATCGCTCTACGACGGCGCCACATCCCTGGTGGAAGGCTTGGTGATGGCCTCCGCGTCCACCAAGGGCCGCAAGCGATTCGCCATCGCCCGGAGCATCAATCCGCGTTGGCGAGAGGTCGCCCAGACCTACGCCCCGTCCAACAACTGGACCTTCCAGGAGATCGCCTGGGACAAGACCACCGGTCAGCTGGACCGCTCTTCCGTCCAATCCGCCCTGGCCTCCGGCCAGATCGCGGCCTTGGTGGTCCAGAGCCCCAACGCCTTCGGCATGGTGGAAGACCTGAGCGGTTTGTCCGAACTGGCCAAGGCCGCCGGCGCGCTCCTGCTGGTCGCCGCCGACCCGCTGTCGCTTTCTGTCATCCAGCCGCCTTCCGAATTCGGTGCCGACATCGTGGTGGGCGACATGCTCGGACTGGGCATCCCCACCAGCCTCGGTGGCCCCGGACTGGGCATCTTGGCCACGCGCAAGGCTCTGTTGCGCCAGATGCCGGGCCGCGTGGTGGGTCGCACCGTGGACGCCGAAGGCAAGCGCGCCTACTGCCTGACCGCCCAAACGCGCGAGCAGCACATCCGCCGCGAAAAGGCCACATCCAACATCTGCTCCAACCAGGGCCTGATGGTGGTGTGCGCTTCGGTGTACCTGGCCTTGCAGGGACCCGCCGGTTTGGCGGAAGTGGCCGAACAATGCGCAACGCGTCTGGCCTACCTGCGCGACGAACTCGCCAAAGCCAAAATCCGTCCGTTGTTTTCCGGGGCGGCCATCCAGGAGCAGGCCTTCACGCTGGCCGCCGGTTCCCGCGCCCGTGTGGAATCGGCCTGCCACACCGCAGGCCTGTTGCCTGGCGTGTGGCTGTCCGACCTGATGAGCGGGGTTCCCTCGGAAACCCTCCTGGTGTGCGTCAACGAGACCCACACCCGCGCCGACCTCGATCTGCTGGTCGCCACCCTTTCCACGGCCGGAGGAATCTGA
- the gcvPB gene encoding aminomethyl-transferring glycine dehydrogenase subunit GcvPB, giving the protein MLTDDTGRTLFERSRPGQRGTGSLEWDVPRPGLDALIPANLRRKSAPRLPELSEGEVVRHFVNLSTKNHHIDKGFYPLGSCTMKYNPKVNESLSRLSGFATLHPLQPSETIQGALELIWRLERDLAEISGMDAVSLQPAAGAHGELTALLVVRAYHLSRGETRKKILIPDSAHGTNPASAAIAGFECVTVKSAADGRVDVEDLKSKLSSDVAAFMITNPNTVGLFETRVEEICAACHAVGAQVYMDGANLNALVGIARPGDLGFDVMHFNLHKTFSTPHGGGGPGCGPVGVKSHLAPFLPSPRVEKRGDVYTQEKPSTSIGPVHGAFGNFLVMVRAYAYILAMGSEGMAEIGRTAVLNANYLYAKIRHTLACKYDGPYMHEFVLDGSALKKTGLHTSDFAKRLMDFGVYAPTIYFPLIVPEAMMIEPTETESRETLDRFAEIFLEVWREANETPDVVHSAPHNLPLKRVDDVRAAKELVLTHPF; this is encoded by the coding sequence ATGCTCACCGACGACACGGGCCGCACCTTGTTCGAACGCTCCCGTCCCGGCCAACGCGGCACGGGCTCCCTGGAATGGGATGTCCCCCGTCCTGGGCTGGACGCGCTGATCCCCGCCAACTTGCGTCGCAAGAGCGCCCCTCGCCTGCCGGAATTGTCCGAAGGCGAAGTCGTGCGCCACTTCGTGAACCTCTCGACGAAGAACCACCACATCGACAAGGGGTTCTATCCGCTGGGTTCGTGCACCATGAAGTACAACCCCAAGGTGAACGAAAGCCTGTCGCGCTTGTCAGGATTTGCCACCTTGCATCCATTGCAGCCTTCGGAAACCATCCAAGGCGCCCTGGAACTGATCTGGCGTCTGGAGCGCGACCTTGCGGAAATTTCCGGCATGGATGCAGTTTCGCTGCAGCCGGCCGCCGGAGCCCATGGCGAGCTCACCGCCTTGCTGGTGGTGCGCGCCTACCATCTCTCGCGCGGCGAAACCCGCAAGAAGATCCTGATTCCGGACTCCGCCCACGGCACCAACCCCGCATCCGCAGCCATCGCGGGCTTCGAGTGCGTCACGGTGAAATCCGCGGCCGATGGCCGGGTCGACGTGGAAGACCTCAAGTCCAAGTTGAGCTCCGATGTCGCCGCGTTCATGATCACCAACCCCAACACCGTGGGCCTCTTCGAGACCCGGGTGGAAGAGATCTGCGCGGCTTGCCACGCGGTGGGCGCCCAGGTGTACATGGACGGTGCGAACCTCAACGCCCTGGTGGGCATCGCGCGGCCCGGCGATCTGGGTTTCGACGTGATGCACTTCAATCTGCACAAGACCTTCTCCACGCCCCACGGCGGAGGCGGCCCCGGCTGCGGCCCGGTGGGTGTCAAGAGCCATCTGGCCCCTTTCCTGCCGTCTCCACGGGTGGAAAAGCGCGGCGACGTGTACACGCAGGAAAAACCCTCCACGTCCATCGGGCCGGTCCACGGCGCGTTCGGCAATTTCCTGGTGATGGTGCGCGCCTACGCCTACATCCTGGCCATGGGTTCGGAAGGCATGGCCGAGATCGGTCGCACGGCGGTGCTCAACGCCAACTACCTGTACGCCAAAATCCGTCATACCTTGGCCTGCAAGTACGACGGCCCCTACATGCACGAGTTCGTGCTGGATGGATCGGCGCTCAAGAAGACCGGGCTGCACACCTCCGACTTCGCCAAGCGCCTGATGGATTTCGGGGTCTACGCTCCCACCATCTACTTCCCGCTGATCGTGCCCGAGGCGATGATGATCGAGCCCACGGAAACGGAATCGCGCGAAACCCTCGATCGCTTCGCCGAGATCTTCCTGGAGGTCTGGCGCGAGGCGAACGAAACTCCCGATGTGGTCCATTCGGCGCCGCACAATCTGCCCCTCAAGCGGGTGGACGACGTGCGCGCGGCCAAGGAGCTGGTGCTCACGCACCCGTTCTGA
- a CDS encoding class I SAM-dependent methyltransferase: protein MEHTQPERLYDFREDWALQYQESARTKIPGYETLFRLADCLLCRELPEAADVLVVGGGGGEELCTIGLDKNWRMLVVDPSVPMCQGARGRAASIGIMERCEVVEGYLSDLPQGRIHDAATCLLVMHFLPREGQAALLSELHRRLKPGAPVVMAHLVKFARESENAWMADFWRDFLIRSGVDAESVEQQRLAREREVTMLTEDEFRHLCADAGFEVVARVSQALHFTQWMLRRRE, encoded by the coding sequence ATGGAACACACCCAACCCGAACGCCTCTACGACTTCCGCGAGGATTGGGCGTTGCAGTACCAGGAATCCGCCCGCACAAAGATCCCCGGATATGAAACCCTATTCCGCCTCGCCGACTGCCTCCTGTGCCGGGAGCTTCCCGAAGCCGCCGATGTGCTGGTGGTGGGGGGAGGGGGAGGCGAGGAGCTTTGCACGATCGGTCTGGACAAGAATTGGCGCATGTTGGTGGTGGATCCGTCGGTACCGATGTGCCAAGGTGCGCGGGGGCGGGCGGCCTCGATCGGGATCATGGAGCGATGCGAGGTGGTGGAAGGCTATCTGTCCGACCTCCCGCAGGGGCGCATCCACGATGCGGCCACCTGCCTGCTGGTAATGCATTTTCTGCCCCGCGAGGGCCAGGCGGCCTTGCTGAGTGAATTGCATCGGCGATTGAAGCCGGGTGCGCCCGTGGTGATGGCGCATCTGGTGAAGTTCGCCCGGGAATCGGAAAACGCGTGGATGGCCGACTTTTGGCGCGACTTCCTGATCCGCTCCGGGGTGGACGCCGAGTCGGTGGAGCAACAGAGGCTGGCCCGGGAGCGCGAGGTCACCATGCTCACCGAAGACGAATTCCGTCACCTGTGCGCGGATGCCGGGTTCGAGGTCGTGGCCAGGGTGTCGCAGGCGCTGCACTTCACGCAGTGGATGTTGCGGCGCCGGGAATGA
- a CDS encoding DUF1311 domain-containing protein translates to MNSFSVASVGLLLASSLALAEEKADPIDLACSECQVANPTTMGMLECQSKAYEAWDARLNKVYQRVRGHLDPEGKKDLQAAQRDWLKFRDGEFKWTRTAYGKMEGSIYSLYIAQAKLEVVRSRVRLLQSFVDAAEESH, encoded by the coding sequence ATGAATTCTTTCTCTGTGGCGAGTGTGGGTCTTCTGTTGGCGTCTTCCCTGGCGCTGGCAGAGGAGAAGGCAGATCCCATCGACTTGGCCTGTTCGGAGTGCCAGGTGGCCAATCCGACCACCATGGGCATGCTGGAGTGCCAGAGCAAGGCCTACGAGGCCTGGGATGCGCGTTTGAACAAGGTCTACCAGCGCGTGCGCGGTCATCTGGACCCGGAAGGCAAGAAGGACCTCCAGGCGGCCCAGCGCGACTGGCTCAAGTTCCGGGATGGCGAGTTCAAGTGGACCCGGACCGCCTACGGCAAGATGGAGGGCTCGATCTATTCGCTCTACATCGCCCAGGCCAAGCTGGAGGTGGTGCGTAGCCGTGTACGCCTCCTGCAGAGCTTCGTGGACGCGGCCGAAGAATCCCACTGA
- a CDS encoding CDGSH iron-sulfur domain-containing protein, with the protein MSDTHFTNSPLATELDAGSHYVCTCGKSSKFPFCDGAHKGSGMAPYKLELTAKKALHVCRCGKTGGMPMCDGSHKK; encoded by the coding sequence ATGTCCGACACCCACTTCACCAATTCCCCGTTGGCCACCGAGCTCGACGCGGGCTCCCACTACGTTTGCACCTGCGGCAAGAGCAGCAAATTCCCGTTCTGCGACGGGGCGCACAAAGGCTCGGGAATGGCCCCGTACAAACTGGAACTGACGGCCAAGAAGGCCCTCCACGTCTGCCGGTGCGGCAAGACGGGTGGCATGCCGATGTGCGACGGTTCGCACAAGAAGTAG
- a CDS encoding metallophosphoesterase, with protein MSSPTDPKPQVPSNGAQQFGLGIPAVILYPSLGAPTFVSDTDKVHFLVLSKKDLKPAEVNERLVFVDGFEALKTLKHGLNTPTGLAPLFEDPSSIVVQLLEEKKDEPVFIDDIGLHGILNHEILQLWRKERKDDPIAPPLENLHQVTIDLSKLTGGAKNTSQKKKFFMHWLDHGIKGNAGSADAGTADAQPNKIPSASYQEDRLFRILSETRKDSDTSPNIFVGDRLWKFLTEARPGDTNLQPSLNPTGLVADPQLPLTDWHPVHRKPKKAPPGTPEEEAKPAAALDLGVISDLHLVTKLQILKNSEMVTIPDVPEELIGTEETSFVRPIGTRISETVTVLKDLFGKLKDGPDAPDAVLVVGDLVDFSRDNFPADRTVLAPRDPAGASTRNQHGTLLWDAFNLLHFSKTQTSAEEFFEPRLQMGTSYLGIYHLIADFQATCTKPIFLLAGNHDGYIDPFGISPRADFGDDQDATEHQKANEGIACDTNLTFLEATTAFGPGYNKFTHALDFDEKVYLLFFLLFSPFKSWSISGGAKQQLLLMDWGPSEMMFLRSNGPDGMDIGHLPHADKAIPECDLQLIESVAQKYGSVRRVV; from the coding sequence ATGAGCTCCCCTACTGATCCCAAGCCCCAAGTCCCGAGCAACGGCGCCCAACAATTCGGTCTCGGAATCCCTGCCGTGATCCTGTACCCCTCCCTGGGCGCTCCTACATTCGTCAGCGATACCGATAAAGTCCACTTTCTGGTGCTTTCCAAAAAGGATCTCAAACCCGCCGAGGTGAACGAGCGGCTGGTGTTCGTGGACGGCTTCGAAGCATTGAAGACGCTCAAGCACGGACTGAACACGCCCACCGGATTGGCACCCCTCTTCGAGGATCCATCCAGCATCGTGGTTCAACTTCTCGAGGAAAAGAAAGATGAACCGGTGTTCATCGACGACATCGGATTGCACGGCATTCTCAACCATGAAATCCTCCAGCTCTGGCGGAAGGAGCGCAAGGACGATCCGATCGCTCCTCCGTTGGAGAATCTGCATCAAGTCACCATCGATCTTTCCAAACTGACGGGTGGTGCGAAGAACACGTCGCAGAAGAAAAAATTCTTCATGCACTGGCTGGACCACGGAATCAAAGGCAATGCAGGTTCGGCCGATGCTGGCACGGCGGATGCCCAACCAAACAAAATCCCATCGGCCAGCTACCAGGAAGACCGGCTCTTCCGGATCCTGTCCGAGACCCGGAAGGATTCCGACACCAGCCCAAACATCTTCGTGGGCGATCGGCTTTGGAAATTCCTCACCGAGGCCAGACCTGGCGACACCAATCTCCAACCCTCCCTGAACCCTACCGGGCTCGTGGCCGACCCCCAACTCCCCCTCACGGACTGGCATCCTGTCCATCGCAAACCCAAGAAGGCCCCTCCAGGCACCCCCGAGGAGGAGGCCAAGCCAGCGGCAGCCCTCGATCTGGGTGTGATCTCCGACCTCCACCTGGTGACCAAGCTCCAGATTCTCAAGAACTCCGAGATGGTGACCATCCCGGATGTCCCGGAAGAATTGATCGGCACGGAGGAGACAAGTTTTGTCCGCCCCATCGGGACTCGGATTTCCGAAACGGTGACCGTGCTCAAGGATCTGTTCGGCAAATTGAAAGACGGCCCGGATGCACCGGACGCGGTGCTCGTGGTGGGCGATCTGGTCGATTTCAGTCGTGACAACTTCCCTGCCGACCGAACCGTTCTCGCCCCCCGGGACCCGGCTGGCGCGTCGACTCGCAACCAGCACGGCACCTTGCTCTGGGATGCATTCAACCTCCTCCATTTTTCCAAGACGCAAACGAGCGCGGAGGAATTCTTCGAACCCCGGCTCCAGATGGGAACGAGTTACCTGGGGATCTACCATCTGATCGCCGATTTCCAGGCCACATGCACCAAACCGATCTTTTTGCTCGCGGGCAACCACGATGGGTACATCGACCCGTTCGGAATCTCACCGCGAGCGGATTTCGGCGACGACCAGGACGCCACCGAACACCAGAAGGCGAACGAGGGCATCGCCTGCGACACCAACCTCACTTTCCTGGAAGCCACCACGGCATTCGGCCCCGGCTACAACAAGTTCACCCACGCTCTGGACTTCGACGAAAAGGTCTATCTGCTGTTCTTCCTGCTCTTCTCGCCGTTCAAGAGTTGGTCGATTTCCGGCGGTGCCAAGCAGCAGCTTCTGCTGATGGATTGGGGGCCCAGCGAGATGATGTTCCTCCGTTCCAACGGCCCCGATGGCATGGACATCGGCCATCTTCCCCACGCGGACAAGGCGATCCCGGAATGCGATCTGCAATTGATCGAATCCGTCGCCCAGAAATACGGATCCGTCAGGCGAGTTGTTTAG
- a CDS encoding pentapeptide repeat-containing protein — MASRKYEDIRKLLTTPLEFQETYGNSPQTISNQEIKLDHWRGLTFRGWTFESVLFEQAGFQHCRFEGVTFKDCGFVLVGSKKSNFENCTFEGCAFIGGDWIQNQWRKGSMTHCHWLRDPLERGVPSWLENEFNDFRFTSISVEKGATHWTSCRFQGVQIHEYQFSHLGMDRCQFDTCEFFHGDWSQTGTGRTKECTFKKVRFHENQILETFLGGDFEDTEFKEPRGASLWGTFRKIIVHPGANADFENLESGRMQGRQGNVALQTSKDVEIDEIGPQGRFLLGTGGAENVIVHRADLERVYFRNGTYRNCRFENWVVKEFWMSENATFVGCIFENILITHEIVVSGPVHFEDCQFTNMRRERGAKSFFNDDPGDFLFPFEVAGGSV, encoded by the coding sequence ATGGCATCGAGAAAATACGAAGACATCCGAAAGCTTCTGACCACTCCGTTGGAGTTCCAGGAAACCTACGGCAACTCCCCACAGACCATCTCCAACCAGGAAATCAAGCTGGACCATTGGCGGGGATTGACCTTCCGAGGCTGGACCTTCGAATCCGTGCTGTTCGAGCAGGCGGGTTTCCAGCATTGCCGATTCGAAGGAGTCACCTTCAAGGATTGCGGGTTCGTGCTGGTCGGTTCCAAAAAATCCAACTTCGAGAACTGCACTTTCGAGGGATGCGCGTTCATCGGAGGCGACTGGATCCAAAACCAATGGCGAAAGGGATCCATGACCCACTGTCACTGGCTGCGCGACCCCTTGGAACGTGGCGTTCCGTCCTGGCTTGAAAACGAATTCAATGATTTTCGGTTCACGAGCATCTCCGTGGAGAAGGGCGCCACCCATTGGACCTCCTGCCGGTTCCAGGGCGTCCAGATCCACGAGTACCAGTTTTCCCACTTGGGCATGGATCGATGCCAGTTCGACACCTGCGAGTTCTTCCATGGGGATTGGAGCCAAACCGGAACCGGACGCACGAAGGAATGCACCTTCAAGAAGGTCCGTTTCCATGAAAACCAGATCCTAGAAACCTTCCTTGGTGGCGATTTCGAAGATACGGAATTCAAGGAACCCAGAGGCGCCTCGCTTTGGGGAACTTTCCGGAAAATCATCGTGCACCCAGGAGCGAATGCCGATTTCGAGAACCTGGAATCGGGGCGGATGCAAGGCCGGCAGGGAAATGTGGCCCTGCAAACATCCAAGGACGTGGAGATCGACGAGATCGGCCCCCAAGGGCGCTTCCTGTTGGGCACCGGGGGAGCGGAAAATGTCATCGTCCATCGCGCCGATCTGGAAAGGGTCTACTTCCGGAACGGGACCTACAGAAATTGTCGTTTCGAGAACTGGGTGGTGAAGGAATTCTGGATGAGCGAAAACGCCACCTTTGTGGGATGCATCTTCGAGAACATCCTCATCACGCACGAAATCGTGGTTTCCGGGCCAGTCCACTTCGAGGATTGCCAGTTCACGAACATGCGCCGCGAACGGGGCGCCAAATCCTTCTTCAACGACGATCCAGGAGACTTCCTCTTCCCCTTCGAAGTCGCCGGGGGATCCGTCTGA
- a CDS encoding pentapeptide repeat-containing protein, which translates to MSSPLRSRLSALWIRRHLCAMPVFLIGSILAVGASAGGKSKSMEVDVLDTPGAFSQKYGSRWKFTLLGTIQKETWKHQRIEDWSFLSVTFKETWMDSNTFERVTFRGCTFDESKMNHSVFRNCRFIGCTFKGQRWIENSFSGGEFQNCTWRSNPISPDLPAWEHNTFDSLEMDQLTVIKRASYWNHNEFRKVKLSNFDFSQHGMVGDEFHDCEFRNGTWVRTINTTVRGLKFHDCVFFENPAEGSQFGGDFENVVFKGTNDLSAWGSFRSLQVASGGALDLDRVESSRFPGVHPYVAFDTVIDVVVDDVSKGGRFFIGKGGAKNLTVHKANLERAYLRGAVYENCLFENWEVQEFWFGKDATFRNCTFRNIHITKEVVVSGPVHFEGCTFENMRREPGVPSFFNDDPGDYLFPFESAPGVNKP; encoded by the coding sequence ATGAGCAGTCCCCTTCGCTCCAGGCTGTCCGCTCTCTGGATCCGCAGGCATCTGTGCGCGATGCCTGTTTTCTTGATCGGCTCGATCCTAGCTGTGGGTGCATCCGCGGGAGGGAAATCCAAATCCATGGAGGTCGATGTGCTGGATACGCCCGGAGCGTTCTCCCAGAAGTATGGTTCCCGTTGGAAGTTCACGTTGTTGGGAACCATCCAGAAGGAGACCTGGAAACACCAACGGATCGAAGACTGGAGCTTCCTTTCCGTGACCTTCAAGGAAACCTGGATGGACTCCAACACCTTCGAGCGAGTCACGTTCCGAGGCTGCACCTTCGACGAATCGAAGATGAACCACTCGGTGTTCCGCAATTGCAGGTTCATCGGGTGCACATTCAAAGGCCAGCGTTGGATCGAAAACTCCTTTTCAGGAGGCGAGTTCCAGAATTGCACATGGAGATCCAATCCCATCAGCCCCGACCTCCCCGCATGGGAACACAATACGTTCGATTCCCTCGAGATGGACCAGTTGACGGTCATCAAGCGCGCCAGCTATTGGAACCACAATGAGTTCCGAAAGGTCAAGCTTTCCAATTTCGATTTCTCCCAGCATGGAATGGTCGGAGACGAATTCCATGACTGCGAGTTCCGCAACGGCACCTGGGTGCGGACCATCAACACGACAGTGAGAGGACTGAAATTCCACGATTGCGTCTTTTTCGAAAATCCCGCGGAAGGCAGCCAATTCGGCGGGGACTTCGAAAACGTGGTGTTCAAGGGCACCAACGACCTCTCCGCATGGGGGTCGTTTCGGTCGCTGCAGGTCGCATCGGGAGGTGCGTTGGATCTCGATCGCGTCGAATCCAGCCGATTTCCGGGTGTCCACCCCTACGTCGCCTTCGACACCGTCATCGATGTGGTTGTGGACGATGTATCCAAAGGCGGGCGGTTTTTCATCGGAAAGGGCGGTGCCAAGAATCTGACCGTTCACAAGGCGAATCTGGAACGCGCCTACTTGCGCGGGGCGGTGTACGAAAATTGTCTTTTCGAGAACTGGGAAGTCCAGGAATTCTGGTTCGGGAAGGACGCGACCTTCCGCAATTGCACCTTCCGGAACATCCACATCACCAAGGAGGTGGTGGTGTCCGGTCCGGTCCATTTCGAAGGTTGCACGTTCGAGAACATGCGCCGCGAACCTGGAGTCCCCTCCTTCTTCAACGATGATCCCGGCGATTACCTCTTCCCCTTCGAATCGGCTCCCGGGGTGAACAAGCCCTGA